A region from the Vibrio sp. SS-MA-C1-2 genome encodes:
- the nlpI gene encoding lipoprotein NlpI, producing MIRWNHIFISFSLLLLSGCASQQISPPLLAVPIQPTLKQEIKLAQIEQALYSDKKFDDQTLASIFYERGLLRDSIGLRDLAKLDFEQSLKYKSDQSNVFNAIGVYYTQSMQFDLAYESFDSAIDLNPEQHKFAQRNRGIALYYGGRPHLAFQDLNTVYQQDKSDPYSLIWLYFSELKLKPETALTQLKAEYNANYGDSWHWLITEFLTQDRSDKEIMSDLVSDVSSNRELAERLTEAYFYIAKREQAKGNHQYAVKLYKMALAGNVYDFIEHRYALLELQSLIYNKSRESVTARAPEKPISTVVPEGVKPKKTK from the coding sequence TTGATTAGATGGAATCATATATTTATTAGTTTTAGCTTATTGTTGTTATCTGGTTGTGCAAGCCAACAAATAAGTCCCCCTCTTTTAGCTGTTCCTATTCAACCGACGCTAAAACAAGAAATTAAATTAGCACAGATTGAGCAAGCGCTATACTCTGACAAAAAGTTTGATGATCAAACTCTGGCTTCGATCTTTTATGAACGAGGCTTGCTACGTGACAGTATTGGTCTGCGTGATCTTGCTAAACTAGACTTTGAGCAATCGCTGAAATATAAATCTGATCAGTCGAATGTTTTTAATGCTATTGGTGTCTATTATACTCAGAGTATGCAGTTTGACTTAGCTTATGAGTCCTTTGATTCAGCGATTGATCTTAATCCTGAACAGCATAAGTTCGCTCAGCGTAATCGTGGTATTGCACTTTATTACGGCGGTCGACCTCATCTTGCCTTTCAAGATCTGAATACAGTTTATCAACAAGATAAGAGTGATCCTTATAGTTTAATTTGGCTCTATTTTTCAGAATTAAAATTAAAGCCAGAAACGGCATTAACGCAACTTAAAGCAGAATATAATGCGAATTATGGTGATAGTTGGCATTGGTTGATTACTGAATTTTTGACTCAAGATCGTTCAGATAAAGAGATCATGTCTGATTTAGTCTCTGATGTGAGCAGTAATCGAGAGTTAGCGGAGCGTTTGACAGAAGCTTATTTCTATATTGCTAAACGTGAGCAAGCGAAAGGGAATCATCAATATGCCGTTAAGCTCTATAAAATGGCGTTAGCAGGTAATGTTTATGATTTTATTGAGCATCGCTATGCGTTATTAGAGTTGCAGAGTTTAATTTACAATAAGAGTCGTGAAAGTGTAACCGCAAGAGCACCCGAAAAACCAATCTCTACTGTGGTTCCTGAAGGCGTTAAACCTAAAAAGACCAAGTAG
- a CDS encoding U32 family peptidase, which translates to MKYSLGPILYFWPKMDVENFYHQAMKSDTDIIYLGESVCSKRRELKTKDWLGLATELAQSGKQVTLSTMALLEAPSEVNLMKRYIDNGEFSIEANDVSAIQLASEKKIPFVVGSAVNCYNAQTLKLFSQKGMIRWCMPVELSRDWLVKTLNQCDDLNIRNQFEVELFSYGYLPLALSARCFTARSENRAKDECETCCIDYPTGIQVASQEGQTVFNLNGIQTQSGYCYNLINDQPSMAGLVDVIRLSPLGIETLDTLAQFKANQHANKRYPLQDQHQCNGYWHQIPGLESV; encoded by the coding sequence ATGAAATATTCCCTTGGCCCTATTCTTTATTTCTGGCCAAAAATGGATGTCGAAAACTTTTACCATCAAGCAATGAAAAGCGACACGGATATTATCTACCTTGGTGAGAGTGTCTGTTCAAAAAGGCGAGAGCTAAAAACCAAAGATTGGTTAGGGCTAGCGACTGAACTAGCTCAAAGTGGAAAGCAAGTCACCTTATCAACTATGGCGCTGTTAGAAGCTCCCAGCGAAGTTAATTTGATGAAGCGTTACATTGATAATGGTGAGTTCAGTATTGAAGCTAATGATGTCTCTGCTATCCAACTAGCCAGTGAAAAGAAAATCCCTTTTGTCGTAGGCTCAGCGGTTAACTGCTACAATGCACAAACCCTCAAACTGTTTAGCCAAAAGGGGATGATTCGTTGGTGTATGCCCGTTGAATTGTCACGAGATTGGTTAGTCAAAACCCTCAATCAATGTGATGACCTCAATATTCGAAATCAGTTTGAAGTTGAGTTATTTAGTTATGGCTATCTGCCTTTAGCTCTTTCTGCTCGTTGTTTTACAGCACGCTCAGAAAATAGAGCCAAAGATGAGTGTGAGACCTGCTGTATTGATTACCCAACTGGCATTCAAGTGGCCAGCCAAGAGGGGCAAACGGTGTTTAACCTTAATGGCATTCAAACTCAATCGGGCTACTGTTATAACTTGATTAATGATCAGCCATCAATGGCAGGTTTAGTCGATGTTATTCGCTTAAGCCCACTGGGTATAGAGACACTGGATACCCTTGCGCAATTTAAAGCAAATCAACACGCGAATAAACGCTACCCATTACAAGATCAACATCAATGTAATGGCTATTGGCATCAAATCCCAGGATTAGAGTCAGTTTAA
- a CDS encoding peptidase U32 family protein → MELLCPAGNLPALKTAIDNGADAVYIGFKDDTNARHFAGLNFTGRKLEKAVEYVHQNNKKIHVALNTFAHPDGFDRWTKAVDNAAQLGVDALIVADIAVLEYASTHYPELELHLSVQASATNAAAIDFYKQNFNIQRVVLPRVLSIHQVKQLSRHSNVDLEVFAFGSLCIMAEGRCYLSSYLTGESPNTVGACSPAKYVRWQETDNGLESRLNDVLIDSYSHGENAGYPTLCKGRYDIGDKRFHTLEEPTSLNTLSLLPELFAANVKSVKIEGRQRSPAYVEQVTKTWRAAIDRYLTDPDNYRVEESWNSTLANLSEGTQTTLGAYHRKWQ, encoded by the coding sequence ATGGAGCTACTTTGCCCCGCTGGTAATTTACCTGCATTAAAAACGGCAATAGATAATGGCGCAGATGCTGTTTATATTGGTTTTAAGGATGATACAAATGCTCGTCATTTCGCTGGCCTCAATTTTACGGGTCGTAAATTAGAAAAAGCCGTTGAGTATGTTCATCAAAACAATAAAAAAATTCATGTCGCTCTCAACACGTTTGCCCACCCTGATGGTTTTGATCGTTGGACAAAAGCAGTGGATAATGCCGCACAACTTGGTGTAGACGCTTTAATTGTCGCAGATATTGCGGTTTTAGAGTATGCCTCGACTCACTATCCAGAATTAGAACTCCATTTATCAGTGCAAGCATCGGCAACCAATGCAGCTGCGATTGATTTTTATAAACAAAACTTCAATATTCAGCGAGTTGTTCTTCCTCGTGTTCTCTCTATTCATCAAGTGAAGCAACTTTCTCGTCACTCCAATGTTGATCTAGAAGTCTTCGCTTTTGGTAGTCTCTGTATCATGGCTGAAGGTCGTTGCTATCTCTCGTCTTATTTAACGGGCGAATCACCTAATACAGTCGGGGCTTGCTCACCAGCTAAATACGTTCGCTGGCAGGAAACTGATAACGGTTTAGAGTCTCGTCTTAATGATGTGCTGATCGATAGTTACAGTCATGGCGAAAATGCAGGCTACCCGACACTCTGTAAAGGGCGATATGATATTGGAGATAAACGCTTCCATACATTAGAGGAGCCAACTAGCTTAAATACGCTTTCATTGCTGCCTGAACTTTTTGCCGCGAATGTCAAATCTGTCAAGATAGAAGGACGTCAGCGTAGCCCTGCTTATGTAGAGCAAGTGACAAAAACATGGCGAGCCGCGATCGACCGTTATTTAACTGATCCTGACAATTACCGTGTTGAAGAGTCATGGAATAGCACCCTAGCAAATCTTTCTGAGGGGACACAAACAACCCTTGGCGCATACCACAGAAAATGGCAATAA
- a CDS encoding SCP2 domain-containing protein produces the protein MLHQIQHLLVSSAPKILRHPAQLMPFSVQKKVMLESLALVFKEAIEDGDFEFLEGKWLKVEVRDLNLVWHISSQQGKLVMAEQCVAPDVTFSAELNDLILIAGRKEDPDTLFFQRRLCIEGDTELGLEIKNLIGAIEFDNFPSSLTVVLDKFSSFVQQGLTPLSNNEMNHQYVNQNRSTS, from the coding sequence ATGCTACATCAAATACAACATTTATTAGTCAGTTCTGCACCAAAGATTTTGCGTCATCCTGCACAGCTTATGCCTTTCTCTGTACAAAAAAAGGTGATGTTAGAATCGCTAGCGTTAGTCTTTAAAGAGGCGATTGAAGATGGAGATTTTGAGTTCTTAGAGGGTAAATGGCTTAAAGTTGAGGTTCGAGATCTTAATCTGGTCTGGCATATTAGCAGCCAACAGGGTAAATTAGTGATGGCTGAGCAGTGTGTTGCACCAGATGTTACTTTTAGCGCCGAACTTAATGATTTAATCTTAATTGCCGGACGCAAAGAAGATCCTGATACCCTCTTTTTCCAACGTCGCCTCTGTATTGAAGGTGATACTGAACTTGGGTTAGAGATTAAAAATCTAATTGGTGCGATTGAATTTGATAACTTTCCCTCCTCATTAACGGTAGTATTAGATAAATTTTCCAGTTTTGTCCAACAAGGACTGACCCCTTTATCCAATAATGAGATGAATCATCAATATGTTAATCAGAACCGAAGCACCAGCTGA
- a CDS encoding GNAT family N-acetyltransferase, whose amino-acid sequence MLIRTEAPADILPINQLLKNAFPTDEEALLVMKLRENSRFTLSMVAANDEGELIGYLLFTPVTVNGEDIGWQGLAPVAVKEEYRKQGVAAALINEGVTMLAEFGYPLAVVLGEPTYYHRFGFVTTTNENLQSQWDIPSDYFMLKNILDIDLSCHQGTIEYSEEFSL is encoded by the coding sequence ATGTTAATCAGAACCGAAGCACCAGCTGATATTTTACCGATCAATCAGCTGTTAAAAAACGCTTTTCCAACGGATGAAGAAGCTTTATTAGTGATGAAATTGAGAGAAAATAGTCGATTTACTCTCTCTATGGTGGCCGCAAATGATGAAGGGGAGTTAATTGGCTATCTTTTATTTACTCCTGTTACCGTCAATGGTGAAGATATTGGTTGGCAAGGGTTAGCGCCTGTTGCTGTCAAAGAAGAATATCGAAAGCAAGGTGTGGCTGCGGCGTTAATCAATGAAGGGGTAACTATGTTGGCTGAATTTGGTTATCCGTTAGCTGTCGTTTTAGGTGAACCGACTTATTATCATCGCTTTGGTTTTGTGACCACAACCAATGAAAACTTACAGTCTCAATGGGATATTCCTTCGGACTATTTTATGTTGAAGAATATATTAGATATCGATCTGAGTTGTCATCAAGGAACCATTGAATATAGCGAAGAGTTTTCTCTATAA
- a CDS encoding DNA polymerase III subunit psi, giving the protein MRNFALLQEMGIPIWQLRRPELYQDRQASDESEGMLPEHCRVAFIAENKPEGHQAWLLGRIIKSMKLQPEDVFYVPLAGLNRLSVQQIEWCWFCGVEPIEHPFSDCKVLRSPSLQQLNDNPADKKQLWKKICSYND; this is encoded by the coding sequence ATGCGAAACTTTGCACTGTTACAGGAGATGGGGATTCCCATTTGGCAGCTTCGTCGTCCTGAACTGTATCAAGACAGACAAGCAAGTGATGAGAGTGAAGGTATGCTTCCTGAGCATTGTCGAGTAGCTTTTATTGCAGAAAATAAACCAGAAGGACATCAAGCATGGTTGTTGGGACGGATTATTAAAAGTATGAAGTTACAACCGGAAGATGTCTTCTATGTTCCATTAGCAGGATTAAATCGACTTTCAGTTCAACAGATAGAGTGGTGTTGGTTTTGTGGTGTGGAGCCTATTGAACATCCATTTAGTGACTGTAAAGTGCTGAGATCTCCATCACTGCAACAGTTAAATGATAACCCTGCTGATAAAAAGCAACTATGGAAAAAGATCTGTTCTTATAATGACTAA
- the rimI gene encoding ribosomal protein S18-alanine N-acetyltransferase has translation MTNLEKLTEQYLPQVKEIEKQAHLVPWSNRHLDDINGKFHCHRVLVVDGNVVGYFYAQCIVGEATLLNIAVKPSQQGNGFGRQLLQGYIETVESLKADSSWLEVRSSNLAAFALYEAEGFNEVTRRYDYYPTENGHEDAIVMSYLHF, from the coding sequence ATGACTAATTTAGAAAAGCTGACTGAGCAATACTTACCACAAGTAAAAGAAATTGAAAAACAAGCACATCTTGTCCCATGGTCTAATCGTCACTTAGACGATATCAATGGCAAGTTTCATTGTCACCGAGTGCTTGTGGTTGATGGCAACGTTGTGGGGTATTTCTATGCGCAATGTATTGTTGGTGAGGCAACATTATTGAATATTGCCGTAAAACCAAGCCAACAAGGTAACGGGTTTGGTCGTCAGCTCTTACAAGGCTACATTGAGACAGTTGAGAGCTTAAAGGCTGATTCGTCTTGGCTTGAAGTTCGCTCAAGTAATCTTGCAGCCTTTGCACTTTATGAAGCTGAGGGGTTTAATGAAGTGACTCGTCGTTATGACTATTATCCAACAGAAAATGGACATGAAGATGCGATTGTTATGTCGTATCTTCATTTTTAA